Sequence from the Rutidosis leptorrhynchoides isolate AG116_Rl617_1_P2 chromosome 3, CSIRO_AGI_Rlap_v1, whole genome shotgun sequence genome:
tattttatggtataaaattttaacaacaagaacatagtttgaatgttttcaaacttgtttgcaaactaaatagatccttctaacttaacttttaaaatacttcaagacctgtaatatatcataaggatatgctaacttaacaaggtaaaacttggtttttcaaagaacaccttaaaaactgaatttacgtcgtcggagtacaaccgggggctgttttgggttggataattaaaaaccatcttgaactgtgaattggaggcttattttctggaaaattgatatttactatgaatatgttaatacataaaaatttcatgatttaactcaaagtataagtatttttagaaaaataatcatttaaggttgttaaatgatggaaaatgatcaacttcataagtttcaccaaagtttgacctatgacctgtgatttcgaatacaaactaaggtatttacagttcatattcttaaagaaggactcgatccaaggaagtggcaagttgaaccaacgaaaacggagttgtaacgaagaaactatgactaaaacaagatcggatatccaaaactagtttagccacgaaaataattggagaaaaattaaataaatcacatctttctaaaataacatgatattttatatatatgtactcataatttaattttatatatttcaggatcacccataaactatacgagaagattaatcataagatcccatgattgtacgcaatacgtcttcttgacaatataggtaccatgggtcaagattaatcccgaccaatacaaatatgatgggggttttatttatttcgatgggggttttatttatttattgaacacctaaatatgaaccattaaaattgaattgctaactacagactaagaagacattaaaagtattataagtatatatacgtgacgattgtttaaaatgaaaatatattgatatattatatatggataggttcgtgatatcaaacggagaccaagtcaaaatatatatatcttcaaggcaaaagtgagtatatagtcccacttttaaactctaaatatttcgggatgagaatacatgtattttatgttttacgatatggacacaagtaactgaaaaatatattctacgttgagttgtaccactggcatacttccctgtagcttggtaactactatttacagcggtattgtaaacgcgaatcctgttgatagatctatcgggcctgacaaccccaaccggactggacgaccagtattcaacggttgcacagtacttcgtttcggtgactacacttggtacggtgtagtaagatttcataataaagggaatatgcgacatgattaaatgttaagtatggttaccaagtgctcaaccacttagaatatttttattaaaatgtttatatatgaaatcttgtggtctatatatatattgctgccggcattaaacctatatctcaccaactttatgttgacgttttaagcatgtttattctcaggtgataactaaaagcttccgctgcaacatgttgaatttaagcaagatcttgagtatgcatatttgtgtcaaaaataaaactgcatatcggaggatttgtaatgtaaaatatgttggaggtcgtattgttattatcacatgtaaagtttgtaagtctaagattatcgctaaacgataatccttattaagttgtttaaaccttgtatttgtaataaaagctatggtttgtattgtaaaaacaaatgcagtttttgaaaaatgtcgcatatagaggtcaatacctcgcgatgaaatcatatgttattgtattcgtccttatggttaaggtcgggttatgacaaatgTACATTGTCACACAGATTCAGTTGTAACAGTTtgtacatacatataaatatatatggttGTGATTTTTTCGCTTTGACACTATGTGATGCTTGCAACGCATAAGTTATCATAGCAGGCCAAAATTTTAAGTTTGAAAGTACATTTAAAAAAGTGGAAGTAGTATCATATCTGCTGTAGAATGAGAACTGAATTGATGATACAAAATAGAAAGTCTTGTATGATGTGTTGGTTTGAAGCTGTAGTTAAGATGTGTTCAGTTTTCCTGGTATAGAAAAATAGAGGCAGTTAGTATTTCCAAAATGCTCTAAAATGTGTAATGAAGAAGTAATAATTATTGCAGCTTAAATAGTTATTGAAACACAGTTTATAAGAGGTGAAGGTGTCAAAGTAAGTACCTGGTAATCTGTGATCCCGCGTAAGAAATCTTTATATACAATATTTTTCGTAACATTTGGTCCATGATCTTCTTGCTGTTTTATAAGTATTTTTAAACCATCTGGGCTTGTTGCCCTTGATAAAGCGACGTATAGCTGGCCATGACCGAAAACAGGTTTAGGCAAATAGACTCCTATTTTATTTAAAGACTGACCTTGGCTTTTATTGATAGTCATAGCGTATGATACTTTCAAAGGGAATTGTTTTCTTTTTAAAATAAAAGGTAATGCATTTTTTTGTTTGTAATTCAGAACCATTCTTGGTATGAAAGCTTTTTCGCCGATTCTTGTTCCTGTTATGATTTCTCCAGCGACTAAAGTTGGACATAGCTGCTTTACAATCATGCGGGTTCCATTACATAAATCACCTTTAACAGTTACGTTGCGTAACAAAATTACAGGGACGCCTACCTTTAATTGCAGCTCATGTGTTGGATAATTTGGGAAGTTTAATGTATTTAAGTACTCGTGAGGATATAAGAGTTATGATTCACCTCCGTCGTTAACATATGGTGTTGCTGTGTCTTCACTCCTGTAAGTCATCGATTCTGTTGTAACCATTGATAATATAGTTGACTTGTTCTTGTAATTTTGTAGCTGTTGGTTGTTGAAGTGTCTCGGCATTGTAAATATAAGATATAAGTTCAGAAAGGCAGTTCTCATCATCATTTATGCAGTATTGTTTGGGAATTTCAACCCATGAACAATTCTGTGGGTCGCAATCGTCTGGAACACCGATATTACCATTACCGATATCTAAAATCCATGAGGAGAAATTTTGAATTGAAACACGCTCTTCGTCAGTTATGTTAGGCCGGGCTAGTCTCATGTTTTCAATTAATCTAAAAACTTTGAATGATGGCCATAAGTATGAATTAACAATTGACGCGGCTAAAATTTGCGATCTGGAAGCATTTTTAACTACGGGCAACGTTTGCTGGAAGTCTCCTCCAAGAATTATTGATTTGCCACCGAACACTGCATTCTCATTGTTAGATATATCTTGCAACGTCCGGTCCAATGCTTCAAAACACCGTTTATCATTCATTGGTGCTTCATCCCATACTATAAGATCTGCCTACTACAAGAGTGCTGCAAGATTGGTTTTTTTCCTAATATTACACATAGATTCGTCTGTAAGCTCAAGTGTCAATTTAAAACGTGAATGTGCAGTTTGGCCGGACGGTAGGAGTAATGAATCGATTCCAGAAGAAGCGACAGCTAAAACAATTTTACCATTTGAACGCAGAGCTGTTATAACAGCTTTCCATAAGAATGTCTTTCCCGTACCTCCATGGCCGTAAACAAATAGGAGTTCTTGCTGGTTATTGATAGAAGCGGATAAGATTCTATTATATATACATCTTTGTTGGCAATTCAATTTGTTTTCTAGTAATTGTTTTTGAGCTCGCAATGCATCACGATCATAGTTTTTCTCTTCCATTATCAGTCGGTTTCGAAGGTCTTGTATCAATTGTGGTGGTACATCAGGTAATCCGAAATCTGAGAGTGTTTTGGAGAATTCACGAAGTAAAACCTCTATTTCATAAAGGACTAAATATTGTAACTCCGGCTGGTTAATGTGCAGTTTGTTGATGCTTAACATTCGTGCCGTTCTCATAGAAATTTCGTCTGACATTATGTTCCATTGTTGCTGCCATAAATGCAATGGGTTTCCAACATCACAATATAATAGAATATGAACAAACAATGTACGTAATTGAGCAGCTGTTGCAGTACAACTTGCTTCTTCTAAAGCTTTACTCCACTCTCGGTCATCACCAAGCAAGCCCATTACTTCGCAAGCAAGACGATAAGTAGAGTAGATAGTATTATTGACTGTTCGTAAATCTTCAAAAGATGTTGACCCTTTTTGATGACAGAGTAGCATGCGTAGGTAAAAAACCTCTCCAGCAGACGGATGCATATACGATAATCTACCAATAGCAAACTTCGTTCCTACTTTTTGCTTTTTCCATATTTTTTCTTTTAACACCCAGGAGTAAGACATTGGAAAATCGAGATAAGTCAAATTTCTTCCATCAGGAGCATCTCTATTATATAGTAACCATTCTGTTAAAGTTGTTTTCTTTCTTCCTGGATTGTTGATAACTGATTGCAAGCTTTGTGTTGCTCTAAAAGTCACAATCTGCATGTTTTCAAGATGTACAGCAAGTATTTGAACTGGCGGATCACGATGATGAATAAGAAAATTGAAAATCCGCCAGCAAGCTTCATGTGCACATAAAAAACGTGCATCAATAAAATTTTGTATTTCATCAATATTATTTTCTTCATTTGTTGTAGAAGAATGTTCACCTATAGGTTTTGAAATTTTTGCTGCAACACAATCAGTCCCTTTGGATATATACTTAAAAAGATATTTTATCACCATTGACCATCCGCAATATTCAACATTTATATGTGCATGGAATGTTAGACATAAAGCTCGATTAAATGGAACAACATAAGTATTATCAAGGTCGGTATTTAATTTACGTATGGTTATTGAAGATCGACGCCTTTTGTAGTGAGCACATCCATTATTATTGAAGTAAGTTGCGTCATTGTACAGTTTGGGGAAATTTTTAGAACATGCCAAAGGCTCACCTTCCATACAAGGTGCAGAAAGGTTTGCAAGACCACATGGACCGTGCATCATTAAATCAGTAACCACTTTGTATCCGCATGGATCAGTTGTAGGATCCGGTATTTCTGCAGATATGCACTTGTCTATATCATCAGCTGTGAGACCACCAGGTGGCGCGAAAACCCATAACAATGTATGACAATGTGGTAAACCTCGCTTTTGAAATTCAATTGTATATAAATCTGTGTgaaaaaatttttatataaaaaaagaaagaaattaataataataataataataataataattaaaaataagttTATAACTGTAACAGAataaagaataaaattaaaaaaatttattgTAAATGGCATACCTCCCCGAACAGCTCCTAAAGGTTTTTCGTTTCTCAAAAACTCGATGAACTGATTAATTTTCATTTGAAACACTCGTTATATGATATCCGCACGATCCGCAGTAGTTAAACCGGGATAATTAGACATATATCTTCTGATTTCAGGCCATCTAGTGTTACATGTGAAGGTTATGAAAAATTGAGGATTTCCAAAAACACGGTTAATTGCTAGTGCGTCTAAATAGTGGCTATACATATAACGTGGACCGCCAGTAAATGAAGCGGGTAGAATTTTTCATGTGCCAACGTCCGAACCAATATGATCTCCTCTACCAATAGCATCATAAATACCTGATAAATACTCATTTCTAATATCTTGTTGTTTCTGTATTATATATTCTATTCGGTCAAGTTCAATGCTACAATATGCGGTGATAGCATATTGTTGGAAAAGTCTACCAGCTTTCATAAGTAAACTATATGTATTTAACCTTTCATGCAATTGATGGCTGTAAAACATATTCATTGTAAGCTTATCACGTTTCCGACTTTTAAATGTAGAGACACTCTGTAACTTCATACCAATATGAAAACCTTGTTGCCCATACACGAATATTAACGGGTATTGTAAAGACATATAACATGGATGTAGTTTGTTTACCCTCTGAGGTGTCCCTCCTTTACATTCTATAATTACATCATAGTCTCCAACACTTTTTGGCCCACTATCAGACACAATCGCTACAATTGCATTAGACTGAGGCAGGTCATATTGTTTTGATCCAGGACCATTGAATAGGCGAATTCTAAAAGATGGCACACTTTGGTCTAAACACTTTTCTCGAGCTGTCCTAAATAGTTTTACTAACTCGTTGTGTGTATCCATCAAAACAATTAACTTTGCAACAACATCGGAAGATAGTTTATTAGATTCAGAACCTCCAAAATGTGCCATTCTGTTGTAAACCTCATGTTCTGTATCATAAATATACAACTCAAGAAACCTAGGCATGCATCCTTCAGGAGGACATAGAGATCCAATCCAGTGGTAAATCTGTCCTGATATCTTAAACACATATGGACCAGTTCCAACATTAACAGATTCATCAATCCATGCACCTAAGGATGTCATGCTAAACATTTGATTATAAGCCCTAATATTTTCCATAAATTGACGATCTTGGAAGAAGTTTTTAATATCTTCTGGTGGTGCAGGATCAGGTGGAAGATTTATTCTACCATCGAGACAACATTTATGATAATGAACTCTATGATCTGGAAATGATGATTTTAACCTTTCTTCATACCAAAACAATGCACCACAATGAATAAAAATATTTGAACAATCACCAAGATCACGATACATAATAGACACACCTAATTGTTATGACAATAGAAGTACGTTAAATAAATGGGAAAAACGAAAATGGATACCTGAAAATATAAACAACCAAATAGCAAACATACCATCATGTTGTATAATTGGAATATGACTATTGATTTCGGTGTTCGTGATTGAAGAAGAAGGTTTGATATTACTTGTACCTGCTAAATAGGCAATTTGCAATAAAGAGCATTGAATTAAATCATCTTCAAATTCATCTTAACAGGTAAAAGTTACCTTGCACAACAGATACAGAGGGCCGGTGACGCAGTGCCGCATTCCTTCTAGCTACCTGCCTGTGAGTGACAGAAAGTAAATCAGTGGAGGGCAATTGATGATTGTCATTCTCGTTACCCACATGTTGATGGAGATGTGAATTTTTGCGTTTCCTCCTTAATAACATTATGTTCAAGAACCAAGCAAAATAACAGAGATACAATTCCAAAACACTACAATACAAAAAGTTATTCATAATCAATAATCAAATATGGTgccaatttgattaaaaagatataaatcagTAATAAATATAGTAGTATAAGGTAAAAGGATAAAACAAATGTTACCTTTAACAATGGGGATAAAAAGCAGGAATAGAAACAAAGTGAGTTTAGGTTTACAGGGAAAGGGATAAATATCTTTACTAAAAAATTATATTAACTGTTAAGTGAACGTGGCTgaattgggtttttttttttttttagctataTAGCCAAAAAATTTAGATATGTTAGGTAAATGTTAACATGattttgatataaaaatatatctatTGATTTTTAAAGTGGAAAAAGGTAAAGAGTAAAAAGTTAATGGAACCAAGTGTAAAAACTGTTGTGTGATAATAAGATTTTCCATAATAATTTGTTAACATTCATTTTGGTTCAATTTTTAGGAGGTATGTTTTGTTTGTAACATGCGTGAAAGTGTCATTTTTGAAGGTATGAAATGAATGCTTAAATATATAATGTAAATTGATTATAAGTGTAGGCATATAAACATATAAACCATAACCATCCAAAGGGCAGATTTTCAAACTACttattaataatacacataatataCATACTTAAACATAGTAATTTGTCCCTACTGACATTGAAGCCTAATATATAAATATCCAAAAACCTTTTACAACACAATTACCGAGTAACGATATGAAAAACTACAAACGATCAACAGAAAAATTCATCACCGAATAGATCTTCGTCACTGCTCAACTCATCTTCATAAAGTAGATATAACTTAACCTTTGAGTTCCTTCGTGCAGTTCAGTTTTTAATGGCATCAAACTGTTCATCAACATAAAGAAACTTGAATCTTCCTTCCTCTTCATAAAAAATATAAAACTAAAGTATATGCAGATGGTATTGTCTCTTGAAGAAAATTGTAGATTCACATACTTtgtatgatttttttttttcattcacaTACCACCTCCAATCAGAAGTGAAAGTTATCTTAAAATACATCCATAAAGATGTAATCGTCAAAATAACTATTATAAAGAAACAGAGAAAATGAATATGTAAACAAAAGGTTTCTAATATCAGTAACTTACATACACTAACATATACTTTATTACATGGCATCTAGTGTTTACAAATATTATACAACACATAGTTTATCGATTTCGTTCACATGTTAATAAACGACTACCTATTTACATCATAAAGAGCGATTGTTTATTAACCATAAGCATAACCTGAGATGATTAAAAGCGTTAAGCATTGTCATCATTGAAATTATCTTCATGATATAAATACAGTATGAGCTTTGAGCCATTTCAAGCAGCTCTTTGACACGCTCAAACTCGGCATCACTATTAATAGACTTTAACTTCACTTCATGTTCATCAAAGTACATAACTGAAGAATAATTGGTTGTTATTTCTTCTGCAATAAGCTCATGTAACCAATCGAGGAAGAAAATCGGCGACTCACATACTTTGAACGATTTTTTCCTTCCATTTATATACCACCTCCAACCTGAAGTTACTTTCCCACCGTAGAATATGTCCATGGAAATATGGTTGTCATCGTCACTAATATAACAAAAGTTAGACTTACATATTTatgtagtagtatatatatatgagAAAAATTAAAGCTATATTACATACCTGAGAGAATCATTGTTTGACATTTTATCAGTTACTGGAGACAGTAGGTTGATCTATTTGATCGCAGGTTACTGTCAATGAGGTCAACAAATTTATGATTTTGCTGATGTTAATTGATTTATACTTGCGGAATATAATCCATACATATTATGACAACATAAAATTTCTCACCAATTGAGAGCAGTAGATAAATTATTATGTTGGAATATGAACAGCAAAGTACTTGTGGGATCAATCAAATGGCTAGACTTGAATGTATGATTTTGAACAAACAAAGTTATATATAGGTGTTAATAAGGCATCCAAACCTCTAATTTGAAAGTGTACCAAacaccaaactctatattcatttCTGCAACAGTGTGGTAAAGTATAATATTTAAGTTGGGTaacatttaattcattttctttttcTAACAACTAAGTATAGTATTTGTGATATCAGTTGGGAATTTTTTTACCCaaaacacatacatacatatatcaaTTACTTTTATTTCCAAcaaacatttacatatatataaagggCAAAAAGTAAGTAGTAGTTATTCATCAAATAAACCGAAATCATTATTAATGGGTAATCCCTGCTCATCAATAATTCCCAGTCGATTCAGAAGCTACTAAAATCGACGAAAGGGACAAAAGGGGTTTACATAATGAAAGGCATCAAAGGTAGCCGAACCTGTTGCTGGAGGTGGTCACCTGATGCGGCGGCGATGCGTtgctgatatttttttttttttttttttttttagcgtgCAGATGTGGTGCAGAGATTAGAGAGAAGAAGGGTATGAAGCTAGGGAGAACAGACTGGAAGGGGATAGAAGTAAGGAGAAGGAGTGGGTGGGTGTTgagtgtgaaaggacccg
This genomic interval carries:
- the LOC139901733 gene encoding uncharacterized protein; this translates as MNDKRCFEALDRTLQDISNNENAVFGGKSIILGGDFQQTLPVVKNASRSQILAASIVNSYLWPSFKVFRLIENMRLARPNITDEERVSIQNFSSWILDIGNGNIGVPDDCDPQNCSWVEIPKQYCINDDENCLSELISYIYNAETLQQPTATKLQEQVNYIINGYNRIDDLQE
- the LOC139901734 gene encoding uncharacterized protein, whose protein sequence is MKINQFIEFLRNEKPLGAVRGDLYTIEFQKRGLPHCHTLLWVFAPPGGLTADDIDKCISAEIPDPTTDPCGYKVVTDLMMHGPCGLANLSAPCMEGEPLACSKNFPKLYNDATYFNNNGCAHYKRRRSSITIRKLNTDLDNTYVVPFNRALCLTFHAHINVEYCGWSMVIKYLFKYISKGTDCVAAKISKPIGEHSSTTNEENNIDEIQNFIDARFLCAHEACWRIFNFLIHHRDPPVQILAVHLENMQIVTFRATQSLQSVINNPGRKKTTLTEWLLYNRDAPDGRNLTYLDFPMSYSWVLKEKIWKKQKVGTKFAIGRLSYMHPSAGEVFYLRMLLCHQKGSTSFEDLRTVNNTIYSTYRLACEVMGLLGDDREWSKALEEASCTATAAQLRTLFVHILLYCDVGNPLHLWQQQWNIMSDEISMRTARMLSINKLHINQPELQYLVLYEIEVLLREFSKTLSDFGLPDVPPQLIQDLRNRLIMEEKNYDRDALRAQKQLLENKLNCQQRCIYNRILSASINNQQELLFVYGHGGTGKTFLWKAVITALRSNGKIVLAVASSGIDSLLLPSGQTAHSRFKLTLELTDESMCNIRKKTNLAALL